ACTCTGCTGAGGAGGGCAAGGGATACCTAATTCCAATTATAAAGAATCTGAGAAAGGAAAGATATAAAACAGAGGATCAGATCCGTAGCCTGCAGGCCCAGGAGGCAGCACAGGGAAGGAAAACAGACGATTGCAAAAGAAGAGTCGTTTTCCGAATCCAAACCATCAAAAAGGACCTTGAGGTGCTTCAGAAGAAGGTCCTGAATGAGGTCAACACACAGAAAAAAGAGGTTTCAGACTCAATATTTGAATGGAAAAAGAAGCTGGAGATGCAGAGGCAAGAGTTGTCCATAAAGATTGATCATGTCGAGAAGCTATTTAGCATAAGTGATTCGTTAACTTTTATCAAGAAGGTACTGGCAACTGATTTGGTCGGGATCTTCAATGTTGAACAAATGAGCGGTGATACGTTCGATGAAACACCAATCTCCGAGATGCTGTACAAGGAACTCTTACAATTCTCCGATGGTCTAAATAAACAGATCCTAAAGGATGCCTTTCCAAAGATGAAGAAATCAGAGATCACCCTGGACGTAAAGACTGCTCATTGTAAGATTAATATAACCGATGATCTCAGATCTGCCATTTATACAGAAAAACGTCAGACTAGAGACACTGGATCAGAGAGGTTCCGATCCCACCATGTATTAAGTGAGTGCAGCTTATCATCGGGGAATCACTACTGGGAGGTGGAGATGATGGGAACACAATGTAGCATTGGCATTGCCTATAATAACATGGACAGGAAGTCAACAAAACACGACTCACACATTGGTTACAATGAGAGATCCTGGGGTTTAGATGTAGATACCAACCTTAGCGTGTGGCACAACAATGTTAAAACCCAAATCTCCACGGATTCCCCAGTGCGGTCATTTGGGATTTTCCTGGAATATGAGGTTGGTCGTCTGTCCTTCTACCAATTGTGTGACCCCATCAGACACCttcacaccttcaccaccaccttcaccgATCCCCTCAATGCTGCCTTCTATGTATATAAGGATTCCGGAATCACaatcctaaaataaaataatacttcAGCAAATACACTCTATGGACCATACGCATGTGGACACTTAATCATCACACCTTCCTTATGCCAtataaaggaaaggaaaggaaaggcacTGAAAGGGTTTGCCCATAATATAGTCTTGTTAGAGGACCCATAACAAAACCCATGGGCATTAGCCCATGGGTTTTGTTATGGGGCCTCTAACAAGACTATATTATGGGCAAACCCTTTCAGTGCCAGGTCAGGAAATTTTACTGGCCTCCAAAAGTGACCTCaggtgcagggccgtctttaaaggggttgtaaaggtacaattgtttttttcctaaatatcttcctttcccttagtgcagtcctccttcacttacctcatccttccattttgcttttaaatgtccttttttcttctgagaaatcctcacttcctgctcttctgtctgtaactccacacagtaatgcaaggctttctccctagtgtggagaaagcctcttgagggggcgagcaggcaagtcaggacactctctactttgcagatagagaaaggaactgtgtgttagtgggcgtcctgactctcctgtagtccaagggagggggcgagcacgacactccacaccggggagaaagcctcccattactgtgtggagttacagacagaagaacaggaagtgaggatttctcagaagaaataaggacatttaaaagcaaaatggaaggatgaggtaagtgaaggaggactgcactaagggaaaggaagatatttaggaaggaaaaaaaaaattgtacctttacaacccctttaatgttgattggacagtgggcaaaaaaaatttgaatgcctcgtacacacgaccagttttcccgtagggaaacactgcggtggagcatacacacggccgggattcccggccaaagctctcaccgcagttttccagacgggaaaacctctggtgtctaCATGGGGaaagttacagagcaggttctcggttttccccctggGATtgccggtggactttttaccgccaggaatcccagtcatgtgtacggggcattagtttactgtatcagatcaggcagtgattgtgattggttgccagaggttacagcatatcattaccaattactgactggttgctagaggttacagcacacattaccgctcactgattagttgctagaggttacagcacatgatttcttcttgatgattggttgctagagattactgtacagtaatactgctcactgattggttgctagaggttacagcacatcatctcttcactgaacTCTTCTTTGCATATTAATGCTGCTGGccccagctatttacatatgaatgatggttatttacatgtaaacgcagagtctgcaggtgagtcatctgtacataaCAATACTGCCGATCTGGGcaacattagtagcagcacttcacactgagatagcAGGACAccacacaggactaaaactttaaGGGGCAAGGAAATTTAAACTAGTTGGCAAGTAtgtggcagctgctttgggccatacaacaatgacagggcccagggcagcttccccttttgccctgccttaaagacggccctgctcagGTCAGTTAAATGTAATTGttttatgttgttgttttttttttttaagattttataGTGTATTAAGTGACTATATATTATACTTTCCCATAAAGGGGACATTAATGTTtattgaagacataaaacaaaaaggGCCGGAGGGCTCTTTGCGTCTTTCGTCTGGGGCCCAGAAAGGTATGTTTTACAACTGAAGTTTAGGTATGatttagattttatttattttttggcatatTTACGTTGGTTcagagtagtagtagtagtagtgactGTCCAGTGCAGAGAGGCTGCAATTTCTCATAGTAACCACAGGGGGTTGCTAGCTCAGCACTGCTGCCAAACAGTGAGAGTCTTGtatctttttaaataaatataaggctttctctgattggagggggggggggaaaggtggGGCAGTGATGTGACAAACCGGTGGTGTAAACAAccct
The Rana temporaria chromosome 6, aRanTem1.1, whole genome shotgun sequence DNA segment above includes these coding regions:
- the LOC120944356 gene encoding putative tripartite motif-containing protein 75, which encodes MAAVKEDLSCSICLDPCEDPVSLPCGHRFCRVCISYELDTQKSSEVYFCPQCKTQFMERPPMLHKKRRLHAVETVPCTYCDDPAPAEKTCLHCDASLCAKHLTKHSTAPEHVLIEPTATPEDRKCTEHRQLLNHYCTEDGAFICLLCYVAGDHKGHEVVSLNINSAEEGKGYLIPIIKNLRKERYKTEDQIRSLQAQEAAQGRKTDDCKRRVVFRIQTIKKDLEVLQKKVLNEVNTQKKEVSDSIFEWKKKLEMQRQELSIKIDHVEKLFSISDSLTFIKKVLATDLVGIFNVEQMSGDTFDETPISEMLYKELLQFSDGLNKQILKDAFPKMKKSEITLDVKTAHCKINITDDLRSAIYTEKRQTRDTGSERFRSHHVLSECSLSSGNHYWEVEMMGTQCSIGIAYNNMDRKSTKHDSHIGYNERSWGLDVDTNLSVWHNNVKTQISTDSPVRSFGIFLEYEVGRLSFYQLCDPIRHLHTFTTTFTDPLNAAFYVYKDSGITILK